A stretch of DNA from Streptomyces xanthii:
CCATCGACTCGGTGACGAACACCGGGATGTGGGTCTTGCCGTTGTGCACCGCGATCGTGTGCCCCAGCATGCTGGGGATGATCATCGAGCGCCGGGACCAGGTCTTGATGACGTTCTTGGTGCCTGCTTCGTTCTGGGCGTCCACCTTCTTCACGAGGTGGTCGTCGACGAAGGGCCCCTTCTTGAGACTGCGCGGCATCTAAACCCGCTCCTAGCGCTTCTTGTTCGACTTGCGGCGGCGGACGATGTACTTGTTGCTCGCCTTGTTGCGATCACGAGTACGACCCTCCTTCTTGCCCCACGGCGAGACCGGGTGGCGACCACCGGAGGTCTTGCCTTCACCACCACCGTGCGGGTGGTCGACCGGGTTCATGACGACACCACGCACGGTCGGGCGGACGCCCTTCCAGCGCATGCGGCCGGCCTTGCCCCAGTTGATGTTCGACTGCTCGGCGTTGCCGACCTCGCCGACGGTGGCGCGGCAGCGCACGTCGACCAGGCGGATCTCACCGGAGGGCATGCGGAGGTGGGCCATCGAGCCCTCCTTCGC
This window harbors:
- the rpsS gene encoding 30S ribosomal protein S19, with the protein product MPRSLKKGPFVDDHLVKKVDAQNEAGTKNVIKTWSRRSMIIPSMLGHTIAVHNGKTHIPVFVTESMVGHKLGEFSPTRTFRGHVKDDRKSKRR